Below is a window of Leucobacter sp. Psy1 DNA.
CCGAACGATCGGTGCCTGGCCGAGGGCGGCGCTGATCCAACCGGTCAGCAGGAGCCCGAGGATCACGGCGATGGCGGTGATCGCGACTGGATTGCCGACCGGGAGGAGCACCATGCCGAGCGGAATCAGAGCACCCACGACGAACGCGAGGAACGAAGACAGTGCCGCGTGCCACGGATTCGTGAGCTCATCGGGGTCGACCCCGAGCTCGATCTCTGCGTGCGCCGCCAGGGCACCGTGCGCCGTGAGCTCTTCAGCGACTTGACGCGCGAGCTCTGCGGAGAGGCCCCGTGCCCGGTAGAACCCGGTGAGTTCGTCGAGTTCGGCTTCGGGTTGCTCGGCGAGTTCGCGGATCTCCTTCGCGAGCATCGCACGCTCGGTGTCGCGCTGGGTGCTCACCGAGACGTATTCGCCGCCGGCCATCGAGAACGCGCCGGCGACGAGCGCAGCCACGCCCGCGGTCGCGACGGCGACGGTGTTGCCCGGTGCGGCGGCAGCGACACCGACGACGACACCGGCCGTCGAGACGATTCCGTCGTTGGCCCCGAGCACCCCAGCGCGGAGCCAGTTCAGGCGCTGCCCGAGCTTACCGGCGGAGTGCGCCTCGCCGGGGTGCTGGGTGAGGGCATCGATCTCGGATTGCTCATCGCTCATACCGTCATGATGACCGGTGCGCTATCGGGGGACAAGCCCTGGATAAGGTGCCGCGAGCATGTCGACAGCCCATGACAGTGCGCGACAGCGGCACGGCAGTGCGACGGCAGCGGCGCCGGGCACGCTGGTCGCATGACATCACAGAACGAATGGGCCGTCGAGGCCGAGGGGCTCGTGAAGGTGTTCGGCGACAACCGGGCGGTCGACGGCGTCGACCTCCAGGTGCGCGCTGGCTCCGTCTACGGCGTCCTCGGCCCGAACGGCGCAGGCAAAACCACCACCATCAGCATGCTCGCGACGCTGCTCCGCCCCGACGGCGGCAGCGGGCGCGTGTTCGGGCACGACGTCGTCCGTGAACCGCAGATCGTGCGGCAGCTCATCGGCGTCACTGGCCAGTACG
It encodes the following:
- a CDS encoding VIT family protein, which gives rise to MSDEQSEIDALTQHPGEAHSAGKLGQRLNWLRAGVLGANDGIVSTAGVVVGVAAAAPGNTVAVATAGVAALVAGAFSMAGGEYVSVSTQRDTERAMLAKEIRELAEQPEAELDELTGFYRARGLSAELARQVAEELTAHGALAAHAEIELGVDPDELTNPWHAALSSFLAFVVGALIPLGMVLLPVGNPVAITAIAVILGLLLTGWISAALGQAPIVRAILRNVLMGSATMAATYVIGLLFGVAVA